From one Leptospira stimsonii genomic stretch:
- a CDS encoding glutamate-5-semialdehyde dehydrogenase → MKELEYVEDLCARAKKSSRTLKSLPSSLKNKVLLDLADILEKRKEEILTANELDLKDGKEKNLSSALMDRLLLNEKRIAGMASALREIVALPDPVGEVTRGLTLPNGLELVTRRVPLGVVMVIYESRPNVTIDVGALSFKSGNACILRGGSEAFHSNAALVKLFHEVLQKEGIDVGAVTFVDKTDRAYMLPFFQQTSKIDIVVPRGGEGLIQFVSEHSKIPVVKHDKGVCNLFIDEDADPEKVIPIVINSKVQRPGVCNATENLILHTGYPFRKELLEALAKEGVELLLDPPSLSLYPKGKPVKEEDYLEEFLDLRLSVKTVSSLEEALAFIERTSSGHTEAIVTEDLSTAKRFTNSLDSAALFINCSTRFHDGGEFGLGAEVGISTGKLHVRGPMGLVHLTTTTTYVTGNGQIRG, encoded by the coding sequence ATGAAAGAATTGGAATATGTGGAAGATCTCTGCGCTCGCGCTAAAAAATCTTCTCGAACTCTTAAATCGCTTCCGTCCTCACTTAAGAATAAAGTCCTTCTTGATCTCGCAGATATATTAGAAAAACGGAAAGAAGAAATTCTAACCGCAAACGAGTTGGATCTAAAAGACGGAAAAGAAAAAAATCTTTCTTCCGCTCTTATGGATCGACTTCTTCTCAACGAGAAACGAATCGCCGGAATGGCGTCCGCACTTCGAGAAATCGTCGCACTTCCCGATCCAGTCGGCGAAGTCACGAGAGGTTTGACTCTTCCCAACGGACTCGAACTCGTCACGAGAAGAGTTCCCCTGGGTGTTGTCATGGTGATCTACGAATCGCGACCGAACGTTACGATCGATGTCGGCGCGCTTTCTTTTAAATCCGGAAACGCTTGTATCCTTCGCGGAGGAAGCGAAGCGTTTCACTCGAACGCGGCTTTGGTGAAACTTTTTCACGAGGTTTTGCAAAAAGAAGGAATCGACGTCGGTGCGGTTACTTTTGTAGACAAGACCGATCGCGCCTATATGCTTCCTTTCTTTCAACAAACTTCGAAGATCGATATCGTAGTTCCGAGAGGCGGAGAAGGACTGATTCAGTTTGTCTCGGAACATTCTAAAATTCCGGTCGTAAAACACGACAAAGGCGTTTGTAATCTTTTTATCGATGAGGACGCGGATCCTGAAAAAGTGATTCCCATCGTAATCAACTCAAAGGTGCAAAGACCCGGAGTTTGTAACGCGACGGAGAATTTAATTCTTCATACGGGATATCCGTTTCGAAAAGAACTCTTAGAAGCGCTCGCAAAAGAAGGCGTTGAACTTTTACTCGATCCTCCATCACTCTCTCTTTACCCAAAAGGAAAACCGGTAAAGGAAGAAGACTATCTGGAAGAATTTTTGGATCTCAGACTTTCCGTCAAAACGGTATCCTCTTTGGAGGAAGCGTTAGCTTTCATTGAAAGAACCTCTTCCGGTCACACGGAAGCGATCGTGACGGAAGATTTGAGCACCGCGAAACGGTTTACGAATTCTTTGGATTCCGCCGCACTTTTTATCAACTGCTCCACTCGTTTTCACGATGGAGGAGAATTCGGCTTGGGCGCCGAAGTCGGGATTTCCACCGGAAAACTTCATGTAAGAGGACCGATGGGATTGGTTCATCTAACAACGACCACAACATACGTTACCGGCAACGGACAAATCCGAGGATAA
- the obgE gene encoding GTPase ObgE: MESFVDEVAIEVYAGHGGPGSVHFRREKYVEFGGPDGGDGGIGGNVIIRPNLSMYTLDKYLSKRKFKAEAGFPGVGDNCSGKKGEDLVLFVPLGTQIYDEETGDLLFDFVTDTQEYVVVRGGRGGKGNTHFKSSTNQTPRFAQPGEDGEYKFLRLSLKLLADVGIVGLPNAGKSTLISKITDAHPKIAGYAFTTLSPNLGVVKRRGDIFRFTIADIPGIIEGASMGIGLGLSFLRHIERVKGILYLFDSSSLDIEEDLKMLRNELSTYNPELLKRPYLIVLNKIDIWDDPEFTKDLISKVSHLGKVVAISADQETNLEELLETMDETFFKDEIEKVLNPKESKTNSSLENDSSLPKESVLDETE, translated from the coding sequence ATGGAATCCTTTGTAGACGAAGTCGCAATAGAAGTTTACGCCGGACACGGCGGCCCCGGTTCTGTACATTTTCGAAGGGAAAAGTACGTCGAGTTCGGAGGGCCGGACGGAGGCGACGGTGGAATCGGCGGAAACGTCATCATTCGTCCGAATCTTTCCATGTACACCCTAGACAAATATCTTTCCAAAAGAAAGTTCAAAGCCGAGGCGGGATTTCCCGGAGTCGGGGACAATTGCTCCGGTAAAAAGGGAGAAGACTTAGTTCTTTTCGTTCCTCTCGGAACTCAGATCTACGACGAAGAAACCGGAGACCTTCTCTTCGACTTCGTCACCGATACGCAAGAATACGTCGTGGTTCGCGGCGGGCGCGGCGGTAAAGGGAATACTCATTTTAAATCTTCCACCAATCAAACTCCACGTTTCGCACAACCCGGAGAAGACGGAGAATATAAGTTCCTTCGACTTTCTCTCAAACTTTTAGCGGATGTGGGAATCGTCGGTCTTCCAAACGCAGGTAAGTCCACGTTGATCTCAAAGATCACCGACGCGCATCCAAAGATCGCGGGTTATGCGTTCACCACTCTTTCTCCGAACCTCGGCGTTGTTAAGCGAAGAGGAGATATCTTTCGTTTTACGATCGCGGATATCCCCGGAATCATAGAAGGCGCGAGTATGGGAATCGGACTCGGTCTTTCTTTTCTTCGTCACATCGAACGTGTAAAAGGGATTCTTTATCTCTTCGATTCTTCTTCCTTGGATATCGAAGAGGATTTGAAGATGCTTCGAAACGAACTTTCGACTTACAATCCGGAACTTCTCAAACGTCCTTATCTGATCGTCCTCAATAAAATCGATATTTGGGATGATCCAGAATTCACAAAGGATCTGATCTCCAAGGTTTCTCATTTAGGAAAGGTCGTCGCGATCTCCGCGGACCAAGAAACCAACCTGGAAGAACTCCTTGAAACGATGGATGAAACTTTTTTTAAGGATGAGATCGAAAAGGTCTTAAATCCGAAAGAATCAAAAACGAATTCTTCTCTTGAAAACGACTCTTCGCTTCCTAAGGAAAGCGTCTTGGATGAAACAGAATAG
- the rpmA gene encoding 50S ribosomal protein L27, which yields MAHKKGGGSSKNGRDSNSQRLGVKRFGGESVLAGNILVRQRGTKFRPGNNVGLGKDHTLFALVHGKVKFEMVSKLKMQVSVYPE from the coding sequence ATGGCACATAAGAAAGGTGGTGGATCCTCAAAGAACGGCCGGGATTCGAATTCCCAGAGACTCGGAGTAAAACGTTTTGGCGGAGAATCCGTTCTCGCCGGAAACATTCTCGTTCGCCAAAGAGGAACAAAGTTCCGCCCTGGCAATAACGTAGGACTTGGTAAAGATCATACCCTCTTTGCTCTCGTTCACGGAAAAGTAAAGTTCGAGATGGTTTCCAAGTTGAAAATGCAGGTTTCCGTTTACCCGGAATAA
- the rplU gene encoding 50S ribosomal protein L21 produces MYAIISVGNRQFKVTQDQEFLTEKTGKNAGESFDAKVLLFAESSNKVHIGQPELKTARVSLKVLEDVKGDKIHAYVYKRRKNYQKAWGHRQQLQKVKVVSLSAV; encoded by the coding sequence ATGTACGCTATTATTTCAGTTGGAAACAGACAATTCAAAGTAACCCAAGATCAGGAATTCCTGACCGAAAAAACCGGTAAAAACGCGGGCGAATCCTTTGACGCGAAGGTTCTTCTCTTCGCAGAATCCAGCAATAAAGTTCATATCGGACAACCCGAGCTCAAAACGGCTCGTGTTTCCCTGAAAGTTTTGGAAGACGTAAAAGGTGATAAGATTCACGCTTACGTTTACAAAAGACGTAAGAACTATCAAAAAGCTTGGGGTCACAGACAACAGCTTCAGAAAGTTAAGGTCGTTTCTCTTTCTGCGGTTTGA
- the proB gene encoding glutamate 5-kinase yields MERSSLSEKIRSSEMIVIKVGSARLSGPESEVNDFLFQLVSDIRHLRDLGKKVILVSSGAIARGRLLLSELPSSISSGDSLSEKQALAAMGQNRLVNLYDSFFSKVNLSIAQILFGVLDLESKEGYKNLKNTFTQLLEWGILPVVNENDSVATEEVKFGDNDMLSALVSLIVGADLLIILTGVDGFLKEEKVVPFLEKIGKENLDLAGGPSGPGTGGMFTKLKSAGLLSEAGVPTAILNGKRMHVIREFLDQNSIGTLVAPSGNRVFSEEDVKEIIRKNRNGNGNGGNHL; encoded by the coding sequence ATGGAACGTTCTTCTCTCTCTGAAAAAATCCGCTCTTCGGAAATGATCGTAATCAAAGTCGGCTCCGCGAGACTTTCCGGTCCCGAGTCGGAAGTGAACGACTTCCTCTTTCAGTTGGTAAGCGATATCCGCCATCTCAGAGATCTTGGTAAAAAAGTGATTCTCGTTTCCTCCGGTGCGATCGCAAGAGGAAGACTTTTGTTAAGCGAACTCCCCTCGTCGATCTCTTCGGGAGATTCCCTTTCCGAAAAACAGGCGTTAGCCGCAATGGGTCAGAATCGGCTCGTCAACCTCTACGACAGTTTTTTTTCGAAGGTAAACCTTAGTATCGCTCAGATTCTTTTTGGGGTTTTGGATCTCGAGTCTAAAGAAGGATACAAGAATCTTAAGAACACATTCACCCAACTACTGGAATGGGGGATTCTTCCCGTCGTAAACGAAAACGATTCCGTCGCGACGGAAGAGGTGAAATTCGGGGACAACGACATGCTTTCCGCGCTTGTAAGCCTGATCGTCGGCGCGGATCTCTTGATCATTCTTACGGGTGTGGACGGTTTTTTAAAAGAAGAGAAAGTCGTTCCTTTTTTAGAAAAAATCGGGAAAGAAAATCTGGACTTAGCGGGAGGGCCGAGCGGTCCCGGAACCGGAGGAATGTTTACAAAACTCAAATCCGCCGGTTTACTTTCGGAAGCAGGAGTTCCCACGGCGATTTTAAACGGCAAAAGAATGCACGTCATTCGGGAATTCTTAGATCAAAATTCGATTGGAACGTTAGTCGCTCCTTCCGGGAATCGTGTTTTTTCCGAAGAAGACGTAAAGGAAATCATTCGAAAAAATCGGAACGGAAATGGAAACGGAGGAAATCATCTATGA
- a CDS encoding ribosomal-processing cysteine protease Prp — translation MIRIRITRKEELYSSLESEGHSPTSLGKKGENLLCSAVSVLVQTLYLHLLQTGNANPAEIRDGYLRFEVLPKDNVLIHNSFELVLSGLKNLKNQYPKEMELIGVPEDGT, via the coding sequence TTGATCCGGATACGGATAACTCGCAAAGAAGAGTTGTATTCTTCCTTAGAAAGTGAGGGACATTCCCCGACTTCCTTGGGAAAAAAGGGTGAGAATCTTCTCTGCTCTGCCGTTTCGGTCCTGGTTCAGACACTTTATCTGCACCTCCTCCAAACCGGTAACGCAAACCCCGCTGAGATCCGTGATGGATATCTTCGGTTCGAAGTTCTCCCCAAAGACAATGTTTTAATTCATAATAGTTTTGAATTGGTTCTCTCCGGACTTAAAAATCTGAAGAATCAATACCCGAAAGAAATGGAACTGATAGGAGTACCAGAAGATGGCACATAA